In the Leptotrichia sp. oral taxon 847 genome, one interval contains:
- a CDS encoding metal ABC transporter substrate-binding protein, translated as MKKFFIALAVGLIIVSCGNKNESGKNDLKNANFSKNQNKETLVASVPPLKWIVQRIAGNEYNVISVIQPNMNHELFEPKTDDLIKLEKSKLFFTYDALNFEEKITSTINDKNKVLNVLNGIDPHLFLEDHDHDEHGGHHHDEHEHNGKFDPHVWFSLEMMPKVAENVKNKLIETYPNKKDKFEQNYNNFLKELESFKKEISEKMSKKTKKYFMIYHPALEYFLKDYGIKEIAIENEGKEPSAKQIQEIISEAKAHGISTILVQPQFPKQSIDIISKEIPNAKISTFNTDEENVFENLRKFVNSLQ; from the coding sequence ATGAAGAAGTTTTTTATTGCTTTAGCAGTGGGATTGATTATCGTTTCATGTGGAAATAAAAATGAAAGTGGGAAAAATGATTTAAAAAATGCTAATTTTTCGAAAAATCAAAATAAAGAAACTTTAGTTGCGAGTGTTCCGCCATTAAAATGGATAGTTCAAAGAATAGCAGGGAATGAGTATAATGTGATTTCTGTAATTCAGCCGAATATGAATCACGAATTGTTTGAGCCAAAAACAGATGACTTGATAAAACTTGAAAAATCTAAATTATTTTTTACATATGATGCTTTAAATTTTGAGGAAAAAATTACGAGTACAATTAATGATAAAAATAAAGTTTTGAATGTTTTAAATGGAATTGATCCACATTTGTTTTTAGAAGATCACGATCACGACGAACACGGTGGACATCATCACGACGAGCATGAACATAATGGGAAGTTTGATCCACATGTTTGGTTTTCACTAGAAATGATGCCAAAAGTTGCGGAAAATGTAAAAAATAAATTGATTGAAACCTATCCGAATAAAAAAGATAAATTTGAACAAAATTATAATAATTTTTTGAAAGAGTTGGAAAGTTTTAAAAAGGAAATTTCCGAAAAGATGTCTAAAAAGACTAAAAAATATTTTATGATTTATCATCCAGCATTGGAATATTTTTTAAAGGATTACGGAATAAAAGAAATAGCAATTGAAAATGAAGGAAAAGAACCATCAGCTAAGCAAATTCAAGAGATAATAAGTGAGGCAAAAGCACATGGAATTTCAACTATTTTAGTACAGCCTCAATTTCCAAAACAGAGTATTGATATTATTTCAAAAGAAATTCCAAATGCAAAAATTTCAACATTTAATACAGATGAAGAAAATGTTTTTGAAAATTTGAGAAAATTTGTGAACAGTTTACAATAA
- a CDS encoding metal ABC transporter ATP-binding protein produces MRNDKKLISVKNLNFSYGKDLVLNNISLDIYKGKNIAIIGRNGGGKSTLVKLMLGFLKKKSGKIEYFIDKHKIGYLPQIREFDTTFPINIFDLVISGLTKKSNLFKKFSKDDKTRVNNLLIEFGIEKLKNKLISEISGGQLQRALIARALISSPEILFLDEPESFLDKNFEFELYEKIEQLSDSTIVVISHELDKLCRYVDSIFIVEEEIRIFEDKNDFFKSDFAYGHIHNHKI; encoded by the coding sequence ATGAGAAATGACAAGAAATTAATCTCTGTGAAGAATTTGAATTTTAGTTATGGAAAAGATCTGGTTTTGAATAATATTTCATTAGATATTTATAAGGGTAAAAATATTGCAATAATCGGAAGAAATGGCGGTGGGAAGTCCACTTTAGTAAAATTAATGCTTGGATTTTTAAAAAAAAAGTCAGGTAAAATTGAATATTTTATTGACAAACATAAAATTGGATATTTGCCTCAGATTAGAGAGTTTGATACCACATTTCCAATTAATATTTTTGATTTGGTGATTTCTGGACTCACAAAAAAATCGAATTTGTTTAAAAAATTTAGCAAAGATGACAAAACGCGAGTAAATAATTTGCTCATTGAATTTGGGATTGAAAAATTGAAAAATAAATTGATAAGTGAAATTTCTGGAGGGCAATTGCAAAGAGCTTTAATTGCCAGAGCTTTGATTTCTTCACCAGAAATTTTGTTTTTGGATGAGCCAGAATCGTTTTTGGATAAAAATTTCGAATTTGAATTGTACGAAAAAATAGAGCAATTATCAGACTCAACAATTGTTGTAATTTCACATGAGTTGGATAAATTGTGCCGTTATGTAGATTCGATTTTTATTGTAGAAGAAGAAATTCGTATTTTTGAAGATAAAAATGACTTTTTTAAAAGTGATTTTGCTTATGGACACATTCATAATCATAAAATTTGA
- a CDS encoding M20 metallopeptidase family protein: MNSQELNKFIKENVDKIYDEMVKIRRTIHMNPELGDEEFETSKLIKEFLSKNNIEFFEIINTGVVATIYNDDKKNGKNHTVATRADIDALPIFEENDVEYKSKNLGKMHACGHDTHTTIQLGVAKVLAKNKDKWNGTVRFFFQPAEETDGGADRMIKNGALKFEKRAFGNSDFGDKEKDSRGENRKIDAFFALHMAPEIPTGKIGVKVGKAHACSAQLKATIHGVSAHAALPHKGVDAILIGAKVLEFFQSIVSRRIDPREGAVITIGSFKGGETNNIVCDKVEMLGTIRTLSNETRLFIKETIEKDLPIFVKSLGGKVEVSIRLGYAPVINDEKMTDFVAGNIVDLFGKDALETIKEARMDVEDVSYFLNEIPGCFFRLGTRNEARDMIYDLHHPKFNVDEEAIKYGIGLQLKNILEYLKK, encoded by the coding sequence GTGAACTCACAAGAATTAAATAAATTTATAAAAGAAAATGTTGATAAAATTTATGATGAAATGGTAAAAATTAGAAGAACTATACATATGAATCCTGAATTGGGGGACGAAGAATTTGAAACGAGTAAATTGATTAAGGAATTTTTATCAAAAAATAATATTGAATTTTTTGAAATTATAAATACTGGCGTGGTTGCGACAATTTATAATGATGATAAGAAAAATGGTAAAAATCATACTGTTGCGACGAGAGCAGATATTGATGCACTGCCAATTTTTGAAGAAAATGATGTGGAATATAAGTCGAAGAATCTTGGGAAAATGCACGCTTGTGGGCACGATACTCACACAACTATTCAACTGGGAGTTGCAAAAGTTTTGGCAAAAAATAAAGATAAATGGAATGGGACTGTGAGATTTTTCTTTCAACCTGCGGAGGAAACTGATGGTGGTGCTGACAGGATGATAAAAAATGGCGCTTTAAAATTTGAAAAAAGAGCTTTTGGAAATAGTGATTTTGGAGATAAAGAAAAAGATAGTAGAGGTGAAAATAGAAAAATTGATGCGTTTTTTGCACTTCATATGGCACCTGAGATTCCGACTGGGAAAATTGGTGTGAAAGTTGGGAAAGCTCATGCTTGTTCGGCACAATTAAAAGCTACTATTCATGGAGTTTCAGCTCATGCGGCATTACCACATAAAGGTGTTGATGCGATATTGATTGGAGCAAAAGTGTTGGAATTTTTTCAGTCAATTGTGAGCAGAAGAATTGATCCTAGAGAAGGTGCAGTTATCACGATTGGGTCGTTTAAAGGTGGAGAAACGAATAATATTGTCTGTGATAAAGTGGAAATGTTGGGGACAATTCGAACACTTTCTAATGAGACTAGACTTTTTATAAAAGAGACAATTGAAAAAGATTTACCGATTTTTGTAAAAAGCCTTGGTGGAAAGGTGGAAGTTAGCATAAGACTTGGTTACGCACCTGTGATTAATGATGAGAAAATGACAGACTTTGTTGCTGGAAATATCGTTGATTTGTTTGGAAAGGATGCGCTTGAGACTATAAAAGAAGCGAGAATGGATGTTGAAGATGTAAGTTATTTCTTGAATGAAATTCCAGGATGTTTTTTCAGATTAGGGACAAGAAATGAAGCAAGAGATATGATTTACGATTTACATCATCCAAAATTTAACGTGGATGAAGAAGCAATAAAATATGGGATTGGACTACAATTAAAAAATATTTTGGAATACTTAAAAAAGTAG
- the rlmD gene encoding 23S rRNA (uracil(1939)-C(5))-methyltransferase RlmD produces the protein MRKKFEIGQKVEIEIEKIVFGGEGIGRVDGFTFFVPMSVPCDKLEVEIISLKKNYGRGLITRIIEPSKDRIPDLSKISFEDFDGCDFGMLKYEKQLEYKNEMLKEVLTKIGEINLKEVVLEKIIGSEHKKNYRNKTAEPIYKKNGKIMTGFYSRKSHNVFTAKENLLRSEVADKIINKFLEEINGFNRTKNEFKVYNEVNNTGFLRHIVVRNNEKNDVMVVVVVNKTSQYKNLVKVLEKLYEENKEVKSVYISLKKEQNNVILGDECRHIFGESYLVEEIGGIKFKIYPDSFFQINKRQAIKLYDKAIEYFGENKKGTVIDAFSGTGTIAMILSKNVKKVIGIESVESSVVAGNMTIEENGLKHVSLLNGKVEKILPEILKKEKISGIIFDPPRRGIDEKALRSVVKNKIEKIVYISCNPATFARDSKFLIENGYKLEKIIAVDMFPQTAHIECVGLLTRVK, from the coding sequence ATGAGAAAAAAATTTGAAATTGGACAGAAAGTAGAAATTGAGATTGAAAAAATTGTATTTGGTGGCGAAGGGATTGGCAGGGTTGATGGATTTACGTTTTTTGTTCCAATGAGTGTGCCTTGTGATAAGCTTGAAGTTGAGATTATTTCTTTGAAAAAGAATTATGGCAGGGGACTTATTACACGGATAATTGAGCCTTCAAAAGATAGAATTCCAGATTTGTCAAAGATAAGTTTTGAAGATTTTGATGGGTGTGATTTTGGAATGTTAAAATATGAGAAGCAATTAGAGTACAAAAATGAGATGTTAAAGGAAGTTTTAACAAAGATTGGCGAAATAAATCTTAAAGAGGTTGTTTTGGAAAAAATAATTGGAAGTGAACATAAAAAAAATTATCGGAACAAAACAGCGGAGCCAATTTATAAGAAAAATGGAAAAATTATGACAGGCTTTTATTCGAGAAAATCTCACAATGTGTTTACAGCGAAGGAAAATCTGTTGCGTTCGGAAGTTGCTGATAAAATAATAAATAAATTTTTGGAAGAGATAAATGGTTTTAATAGGACAAAAAATGAATTTAAAGTTTATAATGAAGTCAACAATACAGGATTTCTAAGGCATATAGTGGTAAGAAATAATGAAAAAAATGATGTTATGGTTGTTGTTGTCGTGAATAAAACTTCTCAATACAAGAATTTGGTTAAAGTTTTGGAAAAATTGTACGAAGAGAATAAAGAAGTGAAATCTGTTTACATTTCACTGAAAAAAGAGCAAAATAATGTGATTTTAGGTGACGAGTGTAGACATATTTTTGGAGAAAGTTATTTGGTAGAAGAAATTGGAGGAATAAAATTCAAGATTTATCCAGATTCATTTTTCCAAATTAATAAAAGACAGGCGATAAAATTGTACGACAAAGCGATTGAATATTTTGGAGAAAATAAAAAAGGAACTGTGATTGATGCGTTTTCTGGGACTGGGACGATTGCGATGATACTTTCTAAAAACGTTAAAAAAGTTATCGGTATTGAAAGTGTTGAAAGTTCGGTTGTTGCAGGGAATATGACTATTGAAGAAAATGGATTAAAACATGTAAGTTTACTAAATGGAAAAGTTGAAAAAATTTTACCTGAAATTTTGAAAAAAGAAAAAATCAGTGGAATAATTTTTGACCCGCCTAGACGTGGGATTGACGAAAAGGCACTTAGAAGTGTTGTAAAAAATAAAATTGAAAAAATCGTTTATATTTCTTGTAATCCAGCGACTTTTGCAAGAGATAGCAAATTTTTGATTGAAAATGGATATAAGTTGGAAAAAATCATTGCGGTGGATATGTTTCCACAGACTGCGCATATTGAGTGTGTTGGATTGTTGACGAGAGTTAAGTGA
- a CDS encoding MliC family protein has protein sequence MKSIKKIVLTTLIGVVAIASISYSAVSRSSRKKAANKTATTSKNLTRKFSCSSGNVTVENLSTNKVKLTDDSGKVYNLRLTRSASGEEYKGNGISIQIKGDDAVFTTKGNDESCNLTSSTNSNNGSSNQKIKVVIC, from the coding sequence ATGAAATCAATAAAAAAAATAGTTCTGACAACTTTAATTGGAGTAGTGGCTATAGCTTCTATCAGTTATTCAGCTGTGTCAAGATCTTCAAGAAAAAAGGCAGCAAATAAAACTGCGACAACTTCTAAAAATTTAACAAGAAAATTTAGCTGTAGCAGCGGAAATGTGACGGTTGAAAATCTTTCCACAAATAAAGTTAAATTAACAGATGATAGTGGGAAAGTTTACAATTTAAGATTGACAAGATCTGCCAGCGGAGAAGAATACAAAGGTAATGGAATTTCTATCCAAATAAAAGGAGACGACGCTGTATTTACAACAAAAGGAAATGATGAAAGTTGTAATTTGACAAGCAGTACAAACTCAAATAATGGAAGTTCAAATCAAAAAATAAAAGTGGTAATTTGTTGA
- a CDS encoding MliC family protein: MRKFSCDNYQDVTVENLSTDKVKLADGYGTIYNLDSTVSGSGEKYSDGNVSIQIKEKEAIYTENGKDKSCTLKSTGHGSIEE, from the coding sequence TTGAGAAAATTCAGCTGCGACAATTATCAAGATGTAACAGTTGAAAATCTTTCTACAGACAAAGTAAAATTAGCTGATGGTTATGGAACTATATATAACTTAGATTCTACAGTATCTGGTAGTGGAGAAAAATATTCCGACGGAAATGTTTCTATTCAAATAAAAGAAAAAGAAGCTATTTATACAGAAAATGGAAAAGATAAAAGCTGTACTCTAAAAAGTACTGGACACGGTTCAATTGAAGAATAA
- a CDS encoding chorismate mutase, translating into MKISKKLNLGEIRDRIDEIDNKLVVLLEERLNIVREVAQYKKQTGKKIFDETREKEVVEKNLKKVKNMELSHYIEIILKDIMNSSKEYQKFKIGSNTKYVNDLDFFNKKIGYTGVPGSYAYEVLINLLKNNKKFNDKDFESNKNIFNFKCHKDLVEAVNNGKVDIGILPIENSIVGEVRDSIDLINKKSIHIIGEVQHKISHNLLGIKGSKIEDIKNIYSHEQAFMQCSEFLEKHDWKLNKMSNTAISAKFISDCKNIENACIANKKTKEMYDLEILCENINNEKENYTRFFVISNEDIVIDKSNKISIVTSVNDEAGALVELLQIFYEYRLNMVNLKSRPRESKPWEYYFYIDFEGNMKNENVKMALERIRKKSNYLQVLGNYKVYNLQLNH; encoded by the coding sequence GTGAAAATAAGTAAAAAACTTAATTTGGGTGAAATTAGGGATAGAATAGATGAGATTGATAATAAATTAGTGGTATTGCTGGAAGAAAGACTTAATATTGTTCGAGAAGTTGCACAATATAAAAAACAGACAGGTAAAAAAATTTTTGATGAAACACGTGAAAAAGAAGTTGTGGAAAAAAATTTAAAAAAGGTAAAAAATATGGAATTATCTCATTATATTGAAATAATTCTTAAAGATATAATGAATTCCAGCAAAGAATATCAGAAGTTTAAAATTGGAAGTAATACAAAATATGTAAATGATTTGGATTTTTTTAATAAAAAAATAGGGTATACTGGAGTTCCAGGATCTTATGCATATGAAGTTTTAATAAATTTACTTAAAAATAATAAAAAGTTTAATGATAAAGATTTTGAAAGCAATAAAAATATTTTTAACTTTAAATGTCATAAAGATTTGGTAGAAGCGGTAAATAATGGAAAAGTTGATATTGGGATTTTGCCAATTGAAAATTCAATAGTGGGGGAAGTACGGGATAGTATTGATTTGATTAATAAAAAAAGTATTCATATAATTGGGGAAGTTCAGCACAAAATTTCACATAATTTACTTGGAATAAAGGGGAGTAAAATTGAGGACATAAAAAATATTTATTCGCACGAACAGGCGTTTATGCAGTGCTCAGAGTTTTTAGAAAAACACGATTGGAAACTAAATAAAATGTCAAATACGGCGATTAGTGCAAAATTTATTTCTGATTGTAAAAATATTGAAAATGCTTGTATTGCGAATAAAAAGACTAAAGAGATGTATGATTTAGAAATTTTATGCGAAAATATTAACAATGAAAAAGAAAATTATACAAGATTTTTCGTGATTTCAAATGAAGACATTGTTATTGACAAAAGTAATAAAATTAGTATTGTAACAAGTGTAAATGATGAAGCTGGAGCGCTTGTGGAACTACTTCAAATTTTTTATGAATATAGATTAAATATGGTAAATTTAAAATCTCGACCTCGTGAGAGCAAACCGTGGGAATATTATTTTTACATTGATTTTGAAGGAAATATGAAAAATGAAAATGTGAAAATGGCACTTGAGAGAATTAGGAAAAAATCGAATTATTTGCAGGTTTTGGGAAATTACAAAGTTTATAATTTGCAATTAAATCATTAA
- a CDS encoding pseudouridine synthase, whose protein sequence is MRLDKFLANSGIGTRKEVKAILKSGKIKVNEKIVKDGKMQIDEIKDDIKMEGEKIAYKPFVYVMMNKPSGIISATEDGKHKTVVDLLCEKYKNYKVFPVGRLDIDTEGLILLTNDGILAHNLLSPKKHVDKKYYVELKEPLTPEKKKILENGIKLEENFVTKEAKVEIIEKTELKSVFITISEGKFHQVKRMFKFIGNEVLYLKRVKMGKLLLPEKLKLGEYRELTEEEMKLILN, encoded by the coding sequence ATGAGATTGGATAAATTTTTAGCAAATTCTGGAATTGGGACGAGAAAAGAAGTAAAAGCTATTTTAAAAAGCGGGAAAATAAAGGTTAATGAAAAAATTGTAAAAGATGGTAAAATGCAAATTGACGAGATTAAAGATGATATAAAAATGGAAGGTGAAAAAATTGCTTATAAACCTTTTGTCTACGTAATGATGAATAAACCTAGCGGAATTATTAGCGCAACAGAAGATGGTAAACATAAAACCGTGGTTGATTTGCTTTGCGAAAAATATAAAAACTATAAAGTCTTTCCAGTTGGAAGATTGGACATTGATACCGAAGGACTTATTTTACTCACAAATGATGGGATTTTGGCGCACAATCTGCTCTCGCCGAAAAAGCATGTCGATAAAAAATATTATGTGGAATTGAAGGAACCACTGACGCCAGAGAAAAAGAAGATTTTGGAAAATGGAATAAAATTGGAAGAAAATTTTGTAACAAAAGAGGCAAAAGTTGAAATTATTGAAAAAACTGAATTAAAGTCAGTGTTTATAACAATTTCTGAAGGGAAGTTTCATCAAGTCAAAAGAATGTTTAAGTTTATAGGAAATGAAGTCTTGTATTTGAAAAGAGTGAAAATGGGAAAATTACTGCTTCCTGAAAAATTGAAATTAGGTGAATACAGGGAGTTAACTGAGGAAGAAATGAAGCTTATTTTAAATTAA
- the aroE gene encoding shikimate dehydrogenase has product MEKYGLLGEKLGHSYSKEIHEIFFELTGKNASYQMIERQANEISQLVEEIKKGKFRGINVTIPYKVEVIKYLDEISKIAKQIGAVNTITYKNGKLIGDNSDYFGFLKTLKINDIDVKGKKILVLGTGGASKAIYNVLIDSGAQNVYLATIKENDSFKVRTRDRLIHYSAISGLRDIELIVNCTPVGMYPNINECPLDDSNFIDTNALVDVIYNPEETVLMKRYRQKGVKVISNGLMMLISQAIKSEEIWNEEEYDIKILEKIHTRLSEKLYK; this is encoded by the coding sequence ATGGAGAAATATGGACTTTTGGGAGAAAAATTAGGTCATAGTTATTCTAAAGAAATTCACGAAATTTTTTTTGAATTAACTGGAAAAAACGCAAGTTATCAAATGATTGAAAGACAAGCTAACGAAATAAGCCAATTGGTGGAAGAGATAAAAAAAGGAAAATTTAGAGGAATAAATGTTACAATTCCTTACAAAGTGGAAGTGATTAAATATTTGGACGAGATTTCAAAAATTGCAAAACAAATTGGAGCTGTAAATACAATTACTTATAAAAACGGGAAATTAATTGGAGACAATTCTGATTATTTTGGATTTTTAAAAACTTTGAAAATTAATGATATTGATGTCAAAGGAAAAAAAATTTTAGTGCTTGGAACAGGTGGAGCTTCTAAAGCAATTTACAATGTTTTGATAGACAGTGGTGCACAAAATGTTTATCTTGCTACAATTAAGGAAAATGACTCGTTCAAAGTAAGAACAAGAGATAGATTAATTCATTATTCGGCAATTTCTGGACTTAGAGATATTGAGTTAATCGTAAACTGTACGCCTGTCGGGATGTACCCAAATATAAATGAATGTCCATTGGACGACAGTAACTTCATTGACACAAATGCTCTGGTGGATGTTATCTATAATCCAGAAGAAACGGTGCTTATGAAAAGATATAGGCAAAAAGGTGTAAAAGTCATTTCAAATGGACTTATGATGCTTATTTCACAAGCAATAAAATCGGAAGAAATCTGGAATGAAGAAGAATATGATATAAAAATTTTAGAAAAAATACACACTAGATTATCTGAAAAATTATATAAATAA
- a CDS encoding DUF4250 domain-containing protein, with translation MINFETKDMNLLYSILNLKLRDEFKNLDDLTGYYGKDKIKILKRMEEAGYYYSEDENQFKRK, from the coding sequence ATGATAAATTTTGAAACAAAAGATATGAATTTACTTTACAGCATTTTAAATCTAAAACTTAGAGATGAATTTAAAAATTTAGATGATTTGACAGGTTATTACGGAAAAGATAAAATTAAAATTTTAAAAAGAATGGAAGAAGCAGGATATTATTACAGTGAAGATGAAAATCAATTTAAACGAAAATAG
- a CDS encoding shikimate kinase, with translation MKNIILIGMPACGKSIIGSLLSNEIDFEFYDADKYLEESENREISDIFSEDGEDYFRELETKYLEELSKKEGVIISTGGGAVKKEKNMEIVKGNGIVIFLNRKLENIAKENHKNRPLLKNLDNLKKLYDERIKLYHKYSDIIIENDDDISVVVNRIVTTLKGKI, from the coding sequence ATGAAAAATATTATTTTAATTGGAATGCCTGCATGTGGAAAAAGTATAATAGGAAGTTTACTGTCAAATGAAATTGACTTTGAATTTTACGATGCTGATAAATATTTGGAAGAGAGTGAAAATAGAGAAATATCGGATATTTTTTCAGAAGATGGGGAAGATTACTTTAGAGAGTTGGAAACTAAATATTTGGAGGAATTATCAAAAAAAGAAGGAGTAATAATCTCAACTGGCGGTGGAGCGGTAAAAAAAGAAAAAAATATGGAAATTGTGAAAGGAAATGGAATTGTGATATTTTTAAATAGAAAACTTGAAAATATTGCAAAAGAAAATCATAAAAATCGACCACTTTTAAAAAATTTAGACAACTTAAAAAAATTGTATGATGAGAGGATAAAACTTTATCATAAATATTCTGATATTATTATAGAAAATGATGACGACATAAGCGTCGTCGTGAATAGAATTGTAACGACATTAAAAGGGAAAATATAA